In a single window of the Halobaculum lipolyticum genome:
- a CDS encoding DUF5802 family protein — MFERFSHGYYLGEMYVQPRSDDAAAIKRADHERVNEQLYGDESGIARLDNPLVMKVGTQHFPVVGDDDVPTGTLALPEAAVPEDLKLRLPGRSEVFLANAERAGDLLRFTGWEGDTGDPAEYA, encoded by the coding sequence ATGTTCGAACGGTTCTCACACGGCTACTACCTGGGCGAGATGTACGTCCAGCCGAGGAGCGACGACGCGGCGGCGATCAAGCGGGCGGACCACGAGCGGGTGAACGAACAGCTCTACGGCGACGAGTCGGGTATCGCCCGGCTCGACAACCCCCTCGTGATGAAGGTCGGCACACAGCACTTCCCGGTCGTCGGCGACGACGACGTGCCGACGGGCACCCTCGCGCTCCCGGAGGCGGCGGTGCCGGAGGACCTCAAACTCCGGCTCCCGGGGCGCAGCGAGGTGTTCCTCGCGAACGCCGAGCGCGCGGGCGACCTCCTCCGGTTCACCGGCTGGGAGGGCGACACCGGCGACCCCGCCGAGTACGCGTAG
- a CDS encoding Vms1/Ankzf1 family peptidyl-tRNA hydrolase yields MLDRLLGRAHLKERIAELEAERDDAVARMEAEEERRGEAARKRQAAEKRVNELETRITELENRLGRAEATGEATVEFRGMETLRPKRRDEVLARLRSVETGREGALSAFVADDGDVPEPVRDALGDRAPLVRRAAPTLVYRDDAGLVSCALEPALDPAPFEEWADSFRVEASWFRPTGRFAFGLVRSDTFAVGVYEDDERVSLETVRTDVMDEHDKGGFSQARYERLREEQIDEHLDDCREVLEELPTDLDRVVLVGERGVVKRVAAFADHTAGSDATGKPVRALDDAFDDFWTAKLRLL; encoded by the coding sequence ATGCTCGACAGACTCCTCGGCCGCGCCCACCTGAAGGAGCGCATCGCCGAGTTGGAGGCGGAACGCGACGACGCGGTCGCGCGGATGGAGGCCGAGGAGGAGCGCCGCGGCGAGGCCGCCCGCAAGCGGCAGGCGGCGGAGAAGCGCGTCAACGAGTTGGAGACGCGGATCACGGAGCTGGAGAACCGGCTGGGACGGGCGGAGGCGACCGGGGAGGCGACCGTCGAGTTCCGCGGGATGGAGACGCTCCGGCCGAAGCGCCGCGACGAGGTGCTCGCGCGCCTGCGGAGCGTGGAGACGGGCCGGGAGGGGGCGCTGTCGGCGTTCGTCGCCGACGACGGCGACGTGCCGGAGCCGGTCCGCGACGCCCTCGGCGACCGCGCGCCGCTGGTGCGTCGCGCCGCGCCGACGCTGGTGTACCGCGACGACGCCGGGCTGGTGTCGTGTGCGCTGGAGCCGGCGCTGGACCCGGCGCCGTTCGAGGAGTGGGCGGACTCGTTCCGCGTGGAGGCGTCGTGGTTCCGGCCGACCGGCCGGTTCGCGTTCGGGCTCGTTCGCTCGGACACGTTCGCCGTCGGCGTGTACGAGGACGACGAGCGCGTGTCGCTGGAGACGGTGCGGACGGACGTGATGGACGAACACGACAAGGGCGGCTTCTCGCAGGCGCGCTACGAGCGTCTGCGCGAGGAACAGATCGACGAGCACCTCGACGACTGCCGGGAGGTGCTGGAGGAGTTGCCGACGGACCTCGACCGCGTGGTGCTGGTGGGGGAGCGCGGCGTCGTGAAGCGGGTGGCGGCGTTCGCCGACCACACGGCCGGCAGCGACGCGACCGGGAAGCCGGTACGGGCGTTGGACGACGCGTTCGACGACTTCTGGACGGCGAAATTGCGCTTACTCTGA
- a CDS encoding GNAT family N-acetyltransferase, with protein MTRAFFPRRIETERLRFEPLTPEATDPFALYEFVSRDDWRGAATDHMPWFRFDRVDQVAALLDRAAEQRRNRETARYLLRSTEAAGEIVGVTAFGPEWEERRAGTGIVLAESYWGREYGLERASAFVELAFERYDLDAFYSTCAADNEPSRRMIEKNVDRYGGRHEGLLRQHSARPSGEVTDQHRFTITRTEYEAATADRETLAFDVEWEAASGGSSPSE; from the coding sequence GTGACACGCGCGTTCTTCCCCCGCCGGATCGAGACCGAGCGCCTCCGCTTCGAGCCGCTCACCCCCGAGGCGACCGACCCGTTCGCCCTCTACGAGTTCGTCAGCCGCGACGACTGGCGCGGGGCGGCGACCGACCACATGCCGTGGTTCCGATTCGACCGCGTCGACCAGGTCGCGGCGTTGCTCGACCGCGCCGCCGAACAGCGCCGGAACCGCGAGACGGCCCGCTACCTGCTCCGGTCGACCGAGGCGGCCGGCGAGATCGTCGGCGTGACCGCGTTCGGACCGGAGTGGGAGGAGCGGCGGGCGGGAACCGGAATCGTGCTCGCCGAGTCGTACTGGGGGCGAGAGTACGGTCTCGAACGCGCGTCGGCGTTCGTCGAACTCGCGTTCGAGCGGTACGACCTCGACGCGTTCTACTCGACGTGTGCGGCCGACAACGAACCGTCCCGGCGCATGATCGAGAAGAACGTGGACCGGTACGGCGGTCGCCACGAGGGACTCCTCCGACAGCACTCCGCGCGCCCGTCGGGTGAGGTCACGGACCAGCACCGGTTCACCATTACGCGGACGGAGTACGAGGCCGCGACCGCCGACCGTGAGACGCTGGCGTTCGACGTGGAGTGGGAGGCAGCATCGGGAGGATCGTCGCCGTCAGAGTAA